Within the Butyrivibrio sp. AE3004 genome, the region GATTCATTCGGATAAAATAAAAAAGGATGCTGTATTTTGTCTTTTATCGGATCTCCATGAGAAACAATTCGGTGAAGGAAATTCAGAATTACTTAAAGCTATAGACAAAATATCTCCGGATATCATTCTTATAGCAGGCGACTTACTTACGGCATTTAATGAATCCGGACAGGATCATTACGAAGAAATCGGGGATTTTGTAGCAAAACTATGTTCAAGATATCCTGTTTATGCTGCAAATGGCAATCATGAATACAAAATGGATCTTCTTGGCGGCCACAGAAAAGAAGTATATACAAAGTATGCTAAAAAAATAACCGATGCAGGATGTGTTCATTTGAGAAATACAGGCACTTATCTGGAAGACTATAACATGGAAATCCATGGTCTTGAGCTTGGGTATGAATATTTCAGAAAAGTTGTAAAACGCCCCATGCCTGAGAACCATATAGAACAATATTTTGGAAAACCGTGCGAAAGCAGATTCCAATTATTAATCGCACATAATCCGATTTATTTTGAAGACTATGTAAAATGGGGTGCTGATCTTACTGTTTCGGGTCATGTCCACGGTGGCATCATAAGGATTCCTTTTATTGGAGGTGTGATATCACCTGCGATGGTATTGTTTCCTAAATATGACGGCGGACTGTTTGAGTTAACAAATAAGAAAATGGTATTAAGCAGAGGGCTTTCCACACATTCGGTTCCGATAAGGTTTAATAATCCCGGAGAGCTTTGTGTGATAAAAATTATTTCGGATAAATAAATCAGTAACGAGGATAGCTTATAATGGCACTGGAAGTAAAGCTTCAGGTCTTTGAGGGACCTCTTGATCTGTTGCTTCATCTGATAGATAAAAACAAAATAGATATATATGATATACCTATTGCTGTCATAACAGAGCAATATATGGATTACATCAGAGCCATGCAGAGAGATGACATGGAAGTTACCAGTGAATTCCTGGTTATGGCTGCAACGCTTGTTGATATAAAGTGTAAGATGCTTTTGCCTAAAGAAGTTAATGAGGAAGGCGAAGAAGAAGATCCCAGAGCAGAACTTGTCGAGAAACTTCTTGAATATAAGATGTATAAGTTTATGGCTGATGAGCTACGTGAACGTCAGATCAATGCTGATACACATATGTACAGGAAAAAAAGCATTCCACCGGAAGTTATGTCATATGAAGAACCTATAGACTACGACACACTTATAGGTGATGCCAATCTTGCTAAGCTTAACGATATTTTTCAGGCTTTACTTAGAAGACAAGAGGATAAGGTTGATCCTATCAGAAGTAAATTTGGCAAAATAGAGAAGGAATCGGTGGATCTTGACCAGAAAACTGTTTATGTTCAAGAATATATCAGAGAACACAAGAGATTCAGCTTTAAACAACTTCTTGAAAAACAGGGCAGCAAGGTAGAGATTATAGTTACCTTCATGGTAATACTTGAAGCCATGAAGATAGGCGATATAGAAATTGAACAGACTGAGACGTTTGGTGATATTATGATCACATCAAACAGAGCAGCCAAGTGAGGAAGATATGACAAAAGAAGAAGGAGCGGCAGCTATAGAAGCAATCCTTTTTACAATGGGGGATTCGGTTTCTGTAGCGGCAATCTGTAATGCATTGGATGAGGATCTGAAGGATGTTCGTAAACAGATTGCTTATCTTAAGGAAAAATACGATAGAACGGATAGCGGTATCGGACTTATTGAACTTGAAGATTCCATCCAGCTTTGTACAAAAAGTGAGATGTATGAGTATTTGATAAAGGTTGCTAAAACTCCTAAGAAGATTACTCTTACGGATGCACTTATGGAAACTTTATCGATTATTGCTTATAAACAGCCGATTACCCGTCTTGATGTCGAAAGAATAAGGGGCGTAAACAGTGATCATGCTGTCAACAGGCTTGTGGAGTTCAATCTTATTCAGGAGCTGGGAAGACTTGATGCTCCGGGAAGACCGTTGCTGTTTGGGACGACTGAGCAGTTTCTTAGAAGCTTTGGGGTTAAATCTCTCGAAGAGCTTCCGGCACTGGATGCTGTGAGGGTTGAAGAATTCAAACAGGAAGCCGAACAGGAAATAAGTGTTAAACTTGATGTTTAAATATAAAAATAATATAATTCCGCATAAAATAAGGGCGTGGAGTATTCTCCATGCCCTTGTTTTGTGCTATACTATATTCTGACTTAAGTTGTGGTTTTGGCTATCTGAAAGTTGCTCCACATTTTCTTATAGACAAAAGCTATTTCCCACTTAAAAATATATTACGGAGGTGAAGAAATGAGTAGTTCTTCTCAGGCAAGTCAGAGAATCTTTTCTCTGCTTGATGAAAACAGTTTCGTTGAAATCGGCGCTCAGGTTAAGGCAAGAAGCACGGATTTCAATCTGAAGCAGACAGAGACACCCTCTGATGGTGTAGTAACCGGCTATGGCGTTATTGGCGGTAAGCTTGTATACGTTTATGCTCAGGATGCTTCCGTTCTCGGCGGCTCTGTAGGTGAGATGCATGCTAAAAAAATAGCAGGTCTCTATGATATGGCTCTTAAGATGGGAGCACCGGTAATCGGTCTTATCGATTCAGCTGGACTTCGTCTTCAGGAGGCAACTGATGCACTTAATGCATTCGGCGAGATCTATCGCAAGCAGGTAAGTGCTTCAGGAGTTGTTCCGCAGATCACAGCAATTCTTGGATCATGTGGTGGCGGTCTTGCACTTTTCCCGACAATGACAGATTTTACTTTCATGGAAGAAAACAGTGGAAAACTCTTTGTTAATTCTCCTAATGTCCTTGAAGGTAACAGTAAGGAAAAATGCGATACATCATCTGCTTCATGGCAGAGCGGTGAGGTCGGAAACGTAGACGTTGCAGCTGACGAACAGGCAATCTATGCTCAGATCAGAGAACTCGTTTCACTACTTCCTTCAAACAATGAAGATACAGAGAATTTTGAAGAATGTGCAGACGATCTTAATCGCGCATGTGAAAATCTCGATGGATCAGTTGATGATCCGGCACTTATGCTTAGACAGATTTCCGATAACGGAATCTTCTTTGAAACAAAGCGCGGATATGCAAAGGAGATGGTAACAGGCTTTATTAAATTAAACGGTGCAACTGTTGGCGTTATCGCAAACAGAAGAGCTGTTTATGATGAGAACGGTGAAGTTGCTGAAAAGTTTGATAATGTTCTTACAGCTCATGCATGTGAAAAAGCAGCAGATATGGTTGACTTCTGCGATGCTTTTGAAATTCCTGTTCTTTCACTTACAAATGTTAAAGGTTTCGGCGCAACAAAATGTGATGAAAGACATGTTGCAAAGAGTGCAGCTAAGCTTGTTGCTGCATTATCAGGAGCTACAGTTCCGAAGGTTAATGTTGTTACAGGAACCGCTTACGGTAGTGCATATGTTGTTATGAACTCAAAGGCTATAGGTGCAGATATGACATTTGCATGGCCGGATGCAGAAATCGGTACTATGAATGCAGAGCACGCTGCTAAGATCATTGCTGATGGCAAGGACGCTGCAACTGTGGCAGATACAGCAGCTGCTTACGAGAGACTCCAGAACAATGTAGAAAGTGCTGCAGGCAGAGGATATGTTGATACGATCATCGACGCTGCAGACACAAGAAAATATGTAATAGGAGCTTTTGAAATGCTTTACTCTAAGCGTGAAGAGCGCCCTGTGAGGAAGCACACTACAGTATAAGGAGGAGCCTGACAGTGAAGCATAAGATTTTTGCTTTAGGTGTTACCCTTATCTGCATGCTGGGTCTATCTGCATGTGGTGACAATATTCAGTATAATACTGTAGCCGGAAGCAGATATGATGAAAGTGTATTTTCAAAGGATGGTCTGATGGGATATGCCCAGACAATCGAAGACCAGTACTTTGAAACTATGTATTTGCAGGGTATAACACCTGACAATTTCCAGGATAAATTAGAAGACAGCTTTGATGAGAATACTTATGATGTATTCTTCGCCGGATATAAGAACTGGTATGATGCGATTAATGAAATCGGTTTTAACAGCACCGAGACACTTGCAGAAGATATCAGCGTCAAGGATCTTACCTACTATGTAAACAAAGATGGTGCTCTGATGGTTGATGCGATCATTGAAGGAACCGGAAATAATGCACATACGGCAATCCTTGAATATTCACTTGATAGAAAAGGTGTTCCCACACTTATTTCAGTCAATGTTAATCATTCAACCGGTGAGAAGCTTAGAAGTGCCGGACTTAATACACTTCTTGGTATGGGAATGGCATTTACTGTACTTATTATAATTGCTTTGGTTATTTCTTTATTCCCGCTCATTAATAAGATGACTGAGAAAAAAACGGAGACCAATAAAGAGATTACACAGAAATCAATGGATACCGTTACTTCTCAGATTGCAGAGAAGGAAGAAGAGCTTTCTGATGATACAGAGCTTGTTGCTGTAATCTCAGCAGCTATAGCAGCTTATGAAGCAAGTCAGGGCAACACCGGTGATGGATTTGTTGTAAGGTCGGTTCGTAAGGTTGGCAAAGCAAGCAATTGGAAAAGAGCTTAAAATATCAGAATTCAAGCTTATTTTTTAGGAGGATATATATAATGAAAAATTATACAATTACCGTTAACGGAAACGTATATGATGTAACTGTAGAGGAAGGTGCAGGCAGTGGCGCTCCTGTAGCAGCAGCTCCCGTAGCAGCACCTAAGGCTCCCGCAGCACCTGCTAAGAAGGCTAGTGCCGGCGCAGGCGGCGTTAAGGTAACAGCAGGTGCAGCAGGTAAGGTCCTTAAGATCGAGGCTTCTGTAGGTCAGGCAGTTAAGAAGGGTGATGCCGTTGTTGTTATGGAATCAATGAAGATGGAGATTCCTATGGTTGCTCCTCAGGATGGAACAATCGCAAGTATCGACGTTGCTGTGGGTGATCAGGTTGAAGCCGGCGGCGTTGTTGCAACAATGAACTAAATTAGGAGACTCACACGGAGGTCGTTAAATGGATTACATTGTAAACACATTATCGAATCTCTGGCAGCAAACAGCATTTACAACAATGACTCCCGGTAACTATATCATGGTAGTCGTTGCGCTGATATTCATGTATCTTGCAATCGCCAAAGATTTCGAGCCACTTCTTTTAGTGCCTATCTCCTTCGGTATGCTTTTGGTTAATATCTATCCTGATATTATGATTTCAATCGAGAAGTCATCCAACGGTGTAGGCGGACTTTTATATTATTTCTACCTGCTTGATGAGTGGGCTATAATGCCTTCACTTATCTTCATGGGAGTTGGAGCGATGACGGACTTTGGCCCGCTTATTGCTAACCCTAAGAGCTTCCTTATGGGAGCAGCTGCTCAGTTTGGTATCTTTTCAGCTTATTTCATGGCTATTGCCATGGGATTTAACGATCAGCAGGCTGCAGCTATTTCAATTATCGGAGGAGCAGATGGTCCTACATCTATATTCCTTGCAACAAAGCTTAACCAGACCACAATTCTTGGTCCTATTGCCGTAGCAGCATATTCGTACATGTCACTTGTACCGATTATTCAGCCGCCGGTTATGAAGCTTCTTACAACTGAAAAGGAAAGAAAGATTCGCATGCAGCAGCTTCGTCCTGTTTCAAAGCTTGAAAAGATTCTTTTCCCTATTATTGTTACGATCGTTGTAAGTATGATTCTTCCTACAACAGCACCTCTTATCGGTATGTTGATGCTTGGTAACCTGTTCCGTGAAAGTGGAGTTGTTCGTCAGCTTCAGGAAACAGCTTCCAATGCACTTATGTATATCGTTGTAATAATGCTTGGTACTTCTGTAGGTGCTACAACAAGTGCTGAGGCATTCCTCAATATAACAACTATAAAGATTGTAGTTCTTGGTCTTATAGCGTTTGTTATAGGTACTGCTGCCGGAACATTGTTTGGTAAGCTGATGTGCGTTATCACAGGCGGTAAGGTTAATCCCCTTATCGGATCGGCAGGCGTTTCTGCTGTTCCTATGGCTGCCAGAGTATCTCAGAAGGTTGGTGCAGAGTATGATCCCAGCAACTTCCTTCTCATGCATGCTATGGGACCTAACGTAGCAGGTGTAGTTGGAACTGCAGTTGTTGCCGGAACCTTTATGGCAGTATTCGGAGTATTTTAAAGTGAGATAGGAAATCTTTGGTTTCCGTAATCGAACTTTGTTCCGGCGAGAGCTGAAAGCTCGAAAGCGGAACTTCCTTATGAAAATATTGAAAAGGAGATATTACTATGGCAAAGCCAATTAAGATTACAGAGACAGTTCTGCGTGATGCTCATCAGTCACTGATTGCCACCAGAATGCCTACAGAGCTTATGCTTCCCATTATTCCTACAATGGATAAAGTAGGATACAACTCAGTAGAGTGTTGGGGAGGTGCTACATTTGATGCTTCCATGAGATTCCTGAAGGAAGATCCTTGGGAGAGACTTCGTAAATTAAGAGATGGATTTAAGAACACAAAGCTTCAGATGCTTCTTCGTGGTCAGAACATTCTTGGTTACAAGCACTATCCTGATGATGTTGTTGAGTATTTTGTTCAGAAGTCAATTGCTAATGGTATTGATATTATTCGTATTTTTGACTGCCTGAATGATTTAAGAAATCTTGAGACATCTGTAAAAACATGTAAGAAAGAGGGTGGACACGCTCAGATCGCTCTTGCATATACACTTGGTGATGCTTATACAGAAGAATACTGGATGAACATTGCTAAGGAAATCGAGTCAATGGGTGCAGATTCTATCTGTATCAAGGACATGGCAGGACTTCTTCTTCCTTATGAGGCAGAGAAGCTGGTTAAAGCTCTTAAGAGTGCTACAAGCCTTCCTATTGATCTTCATACACATTACACCTCAGGTGTTGCAAGTATGACATATCTTAAGGCTGCTGAAGCAGGTGTTGATATCATTGACTGCGCTATTTCACCTTTTGCACTTGGTACATCACAGCCTGCTACAGAGGTTATGGTAGAAGCCTTCAAGGGACAGGAATTTGATTCTGGTCTTGATCAGAAGCTTCTTGCTGAGATTGCTGATTACTTCAGACCTTACAGAGAAGAGTGCTTAAAGAGCGGACTTATGGATGCTAAGGTTCTTGGAGTTAACATTAAGACTCTTATGTATCAGGTTCCCGGTGGTATGCTTTCCAACATGGTTAGCCAGCTTAAGGAACAGAATGCAAGCGATAAGTATAATACAGTTCTTGAGGAGATTCCTCAGGTTCGTAAGGACTTTGGTGAACCTCCGCTTGTTACACCTTCTTCACAGATCGTTGGTACTCAGGCTGTTATGAACGTACTTATGGGTGAAAGATATAAGGTTGCTACAGACCAGACGAAGGATCTGCTTGCCGGTGAATATGGTAAGACAATCAAACCTTTCAATCCTGAAGTTCAGAAGAAGATTATAGGCGACAGAGAGGTTATTACATGCAGACCTGCAGATAAGCTTGCTCCCGGACTTCCTAAGTTTGAGGAAGATGTTAAACAATGGAAGCAGCAGGATGAAGACGTATTGTCTTATGCATTGTTCCCTCAGGTTGCAACAGATTTCTTCAAATATCGTCTTGCACAGCAGGAAAAGGTTGACCTTACAGCAGCAGATACCAAGAATGGTGCATACCCTGCTTAAAGTTTAAACAAAAGATAAATTTAAAATTTATAAGGAACAGATATTCATATTTGGATATCTGTTCTTTTTTGCATATATATGTTTATATGTGATACAATTATGATAGTATTTTATTGGTATTTTGAATTCTAAGTATGAAAAGGGGGGATCCCGGATAATATCCGGGCAATGATTAATGACGGAGTTTAGAAGGCAAAGACCAAAACAGAATAACTATGGACTTCCTCATTTTCGTGAAAACAGAAAGTCTGAAGAAAACAGACAAATTCTGGCTGCTGAAACAATTAATGGCTTCAGGGTTCGTCCGGGGTATTATGACATCAACGGCGCTACAGTTCTGCCTGATGGCGTCAATTTTACTGTTTATTCTAACGGAGCAACTAAGGTTACGCTTCTCTTATATCACAGAGGAGATGAGAGACCTTATGTTTCGCTTACTTTTCCTGAAAATTATCGCATAGGAAAAGTTCATTCCATGATTGTTTTCGGTCTTTCAATTGAAAATATGGAATATGCATATCGTATTGACGGACCTTGGGATGAGGACAAGGGTCTGCTTTTTGACTATAACCATATTCTTTTGGATCCTTATGCAAAGGCTGTTGCAGGTCAGAGAGTTTGGGGACAGACTATAAAGTTTGAAGAGGCCTATAGGGCAAGAGTAGTCAGAAATGACTTTGACTGGGGGACAACCAGCTGGCTGAAAACGCCTATGAGTGATTCGATTATATATGAGATGCATGTTCGTGGATTTACTATGGATGAATCCTCGGGCATCAAATGTCGCGGTTCTTTTGCCGGGATAATGGAAAAAGTCGATTATTTAAAAAGGCTTGGTGTAACAGCTCTTGAGCTTATGCCGATTTTTGAATTTGACGAAACAAGAGACAAAAGAATTGTGAACGGTAGAACTCTTCTCGATTATTGGGGATACAATACCGTAAGCTTTTTTGCGCCTAATACAAGCTATGCCTCGACTGAAGAATATAACAGAGAGGGGTTTGAATTAAAGGAAATGATCAAACTCCTTAAAGAGAATGGTATCGAAGTTATTCTTGATGTTGTTTTCAATCATACAGCTGAAGGTAACAAAAACGGTCCGTTTATTTCATTTAAAGGCTTTGATAACAATATATATTATATGCTGACACCTGACGGTGATTATTATAATTTCAGCGGTTGTGGCAACACGCTTAATTGTAACCATCCTATGGTTCAGCAAATGATCGTCGAATGCCTGCATTATTGGGTTGAGGAATATAAAATTGATGGATTCAGATTTGATCTTGCAAGTATTCTTGGAAGAGATCAAAACGGTGCGCCTATGGAAGCACCGCCACTTCTTCAAAGACTTGCCTTTGACCCGATTCTAGGTGATGTAAAGCTTATTGCTGAAGCCTGGGATGCCGGTGGAATGTATCAGGTAGGTTCATTCCCATCCTGGGGAAGATGGGCAGAATGGAACGGCAGATATCGTGACAGCATACGTTCATTTCTCAAGGGTGAATATTGGGCTGCTCCTGAAGCCGTTCGTCGTATTACAGGCTCTATGGATATGTATGGGTATAATTATGCCGGCTACGATTCTTCTGTTAACTTTATTACCTGCCATGATGGTTTTACTTTATATGATATGTTTTCATATAACGAAAAGCACAATGAAGCTAACGGTTGGAATAATACAGACGGTGCCAACGATAACAGAAGCTGGAATTGTGGTCATGAAGGTGAAACCGATAACGAAGAGGTAAACGAGCTTCGCTTTAAAATGATGAGAAATGCCATTACCGTTCTTATGTGTAGCAGAGGAACACCCATGATCCTTGCGGGAGATGAGTTTGCCAATACACAGTTTGGTAATAACAATGCGTATTGTCAGGATAATGAAGTATCATGGCTGAATTGGGATTTATATACCAAAAACAGGCAATACTTTGATTTTTATCGTGACATGATACAGTTCAGAAGAAAGCATCCATGCATTCGTAAGGACTTAAAGCCTGCAATGTCCGGCTATCCGAATATTTCAGTATTTACTGATCATCCTTACAATACAAATATTTGTGACAGCACTAAGGTTATCAGTATTATGTTTGCCGGATTTATCAGAAAAAAGGGACACGATGATATTGTCCTTATGTCTGTAAACGTATTTTGGGAAGATATTCAGATTTCTTTACCGGATCCTCCGGATGGTGCTTACTGGACTCTGGTGGTTGATACTGCTGCCGAGGATAAGAGATATTTTAACAACAGGCCTAAACCTGTATCTGTACCTAATTGGAGACTTAAGGCCAGAAGTGTAAGTGTATTTATTGCTGCTTATGGAGAAGGCTATGGCAGATGAAAATGAAAAAAAGATGGATAATGTAGGAGAAAATACTGAATCTGTATCCATTTCTTTTGCTGAGAAAGAAGAAAATCTCGTAGTTGAGGGCTTTGAATTTTTGTCCAAAGAAGATGCAAAGAAAGCTGAATTGGATAAACATAAAATTGAAGTCCTCGGGCAGAAGGTTCACTCGACAAGAATTGTTGATTTGGAGGCGGTATACGAAAAAGCCATCACGAATAAGATTTTTTCTACACCTGTGGGGTGGTATTATCTTGCAAAATTAAGGGATAGACTTATAAATGCAGGTGTAAGTGAAAATGATCTTATACCCATTCCTGTAAATGTAAAGTTCACAAAAGTTGATTTGAAAGATGAGTATCATCCAAGGCAGTACATAGCACCGGTTCCGAAAAAGAAAAAATTAGATGTTAAAGCATCTATGATAGTGCTCATTGCTATGAACCTTATACTTGCAATTATGGTTGCGGGCATGTTTTTAATTGCCTTAAATTCCGAAAGTGACAACATAATAAACTATAAACAGAACGTTACAAACAGATATGCGGAATGGGAGGATTCTTTAAAGGAACGGGAAAAGGCTGTAAGAATTAAAGAAAGAGACCTTAGGATTCAGGATGATACTGAGTATGGCGATGAAATAGAAACAGAATAAACACAATTTCGTAGTATATTCTGTTTAGGAGAGTGAAATAAATGGAAAAATTAAAAATAATGGTAGTGGATGATGAATCCAGAATGCGCAAACTTGTTAGGGATTTTCTTGTAAAGAATAATTTTGAAGTGATTGAAGCTGAAGATGGTCAGCAGGCTGTTGATTTATTTTTTGAAGAAAAAGATATTGCACTTATTATTCTTGATGTGATGATGCCCAAAATGGATGGCTGGCAGGTATGCAGAGAAATAAGAGCATATTCAAAGGTGCCGATCATAATGCTGACAGCCAAGACAGAAGAGAGAGATGAGCTTCAGGGCTTTGAACTTGGTGTTGATGAATACATCGGAAAACCTTTTAGCCCTAAAATTCTCGTAGCAAGAGTTGAGGCGATTTTACGCAGAACATCTCAAGGCTCAACTGAGGATATTATAGAAGCAGGCGGGATTGTAATAAATAAGGCTGCACATAATGTTACGATTGATGGCAATGAGATTGAGCTTTCTTTTAAAGAATTTGAGCTTCTTACATATTTTATAGAAAATAAAGGAATAGCTCTTTCGAGAGAAAAAATACTCAATAATGTTTGGAATTACGATTATTTCGGCGACGCCAGAACAATAGATACACATGTAAAAAAACTCAGGGGAAAAATGGGTGAAAAGGGTGACCTTATAAAGACCATTTGGGGAATGGGATACAAATTTGAACCATAGAATATTGAATTTGCCTATAGATTCAATGTTCATAATATTTTAAATCCAGAACAAAGCGAGATATTTTCAATTGGCTAAAAATGATGAAAAGAAAGTAAGGCTCTCACTTAGAACCGAACTTAATGTGTTATTCCTTTTTGTTATGGTCGGTATGATTTTATTCCTGATCATAATCAATAAGTTTTTCCTTGAAAAAGTATATTTGTCACATCAGCTTGATGTTGTAAAAAAAGCTTACCAAAGTATAGATTCAGCTTCAACCAATGGGAGCTTTTCAACAGATGAATATGATATAGAACTTCAAAGCATATGTGATACTTACGGTATTGAACTTATAGTATTGGACGCCGATTCACAGATGATAAAATCATCATCAAATGATGCTGACTACATGGCACATATTCTCTGGGATAATCTTATAGGGGATAGTCTGTTTAACTCACCCGGGGATGGAAAAAGAATACTTGAAAAAACCGGAACATACACTATACAGATTGAAACAGATAAGAGATTAAATACGGAATACCTAGAAATCTGGGGCGTTATTGAATCCGGATATATTGTAATGGTCAGATGTGCTCTTGCCGGAATAAGAGAGAGCGTCGGAATATCCAACAGATTTTTGCTTTACGTTGGAATTATAGCTATTGTAATCGGGTCTGCAAGCATTATTTACCTTAGTAACAGGATAACGAAGCCAATACTTCAGCTTTCCCAGATATCTGAGGAAATGAAAAATCTGAATTTTGAGGCAAAGTATTACACAAAAAGTAACAAAAAGAATACTAATGAGATAGATATTCTCGGCGAAAATATAAATGAGTTATCCGAAACGCTGGAAACTACAATTAAAGAGCTTAAAACAGCAAACAATGAGCTGAAACAGGATATTGCCCGAAAAGAAGAAATAGATGAGATGAGACGTGAATTTTTGTCAAATGTCTCACACGAATTGAAAACACCTATAGCACTTATTCAGGGCTATGCAGAGGG harbors:
- a CDS encoding OadG family protein — translated: MKHKIFALGVTLICMLGLSACGDNIQYNTVAGSRYDESVFSKDGLMGYAQTIEDQYFETMYLQGITPDNFQDKLEDSFDENTYDVFFAGYKNWYDAINEIGFNSTETLAEDISVKDLTYYVNKDGALMVDAIIEGTGNNAHTAILEYSLDRKGVPTLISVNVNHSTGEKLRSAGLNTLLGMGMAFTVLIIIALVISLFPLINKMTEKKTETNKEITQKSMDTVTSQIAEKEEELSDDTELVAVISAAIAAYEASQGNTGDGFVVRSVRKVGKASNWKRA
- the scpB gene encoding SMC-Scp complex subunit ScpB, which translates into the protein MTKEEGAAAIEAILFTMGDSVSVAAICNALDEDLKDVRKQIAYLKEKYDRTDSGIGLIELEDSIQLCTKSEMYEYLIKVAKTPKKITLTDALMETLSIIAYKQPITRLDVERIRGVNSDHAVNRLVEFNLIQELGRLDAPGRPLLFGTTEQFLRSFGVKSLEELPALDAVRVEEFKQEAEQEISVKLDV
- a CDS encoding sodium ion-translocating decarboxylase subunit beta, whose amino-acid sequence is MDYIVNTLSNLWQQTAFTTMTPGNYIMVVVALIFMYLAIAKDFEPLLLVPISFGMLLVNIYPDIMISIEKSSNGVGGLLYYFYLLDEWAIMPSLIFMGVGAMTDFGPLIANPKSFLMGAAAQFGIFSAYFMAIAMGFNDQQAAAISIIGGADGPTSIFLATKLNQTTILGPIAVAAYSYMSLVPIIQPPVMKLLTTEKERKIRMQQLRPVSKLEKILFPIIVTIVVSMILPTTAPLIGMLMLGNLFRESGVVRQLQETASNALMYIVVIMLGTSVGATTSAEAFLNITTIKIVVLGLIAFVIGTAAGTLFGKLMCVITGGKVNPLIGSAGVSAVPMAARVSQKVGAEYDPSNFLLMHAMGPNVAGVVGTAVVAGTFMAVFGVF
- a CDS encoding oxaloacetate decarboxylase subunit alpha → MAKPIKITETVLRDAHQSLIATRMPTELMLPIIPTMDKVGYNSVECWGGATFDASMRFLKEDPWERLRKLRDGFKNTKLQMLLRGQNILGYKHYPDDVVEYFVQKSIANGIDIIRIFDCLNDLRNLETSVKTCKKEGGHAQIALAYTLGDAYTEEYWMNIAKEIESMGADSICIKDMAGLLLPYEAEKLVKALKSATSLPIDLHTHYTSGVASMTYLKAAEAGVDIIDCAISPFALGTSQPATEVMVEAFKGQEFDSGLDQKLLAEIADYFRPYREECLKSGLMDAKVLGVNIKTLMYQVPGGMLSNMVSQLKEQNASDKYNTVLEEIPQVRKDFGEPPLVTPSSQIVGTQAVMNVLMGERYKVATDQTKDLLAGEYGKTIKPFNPEVQKKIIGDREVITCRPADKLAPGLPKFEEDVKQWKQQDEDVLSYALFPQVATDFFKYRLAQQEKVDLTAADTKNGAYPA
- a CDS encoding segregation and condensation protein A, producing MALEVKLQVFEGPLDLLLHLIDKNKIDIYDIPIAVITEQYMDYIRAMQRDDMEVTSEFLVMAATLVDIKCKMLLPKEVNEEGEEEDPRAELVEKLLEYKMYKFMADELRERQINADTHMYRKKSIPPEVMSYEEPIDYDTLIGDANLAKLNDIFQALLRRQEDKVDPIRSKFGKIEKESVDLDQKTVYVQEYIREHKRFSFKQLLEKQGSKVEIIVTFMVILEAMKIGDIEIEQTETFGDIMITSNRAAK
- a CDS encoding metallophosphoesterase translates to MIYIISIVFAILILSVIAIIYHDMNHFVVRNYEIHSDKIKKDAVFCLLSDLHEKQFGEGNSELLKAIDKISPDIILIAGDLLTAFNESGQDHYEEIGDFVAKLCSRYPVYAANGNHEYKMDLLGGHRKEVYTKYAKKITDAGCVHLRNTGTYLEDYNMEIHGLELGYEYFRKVVKRPMPENHIEQYFGKPCESRFQLLIAHNPIYFEDYVKWGADLTVSGHVHGGIIRIPFIGGVISPAMVLFPKYDGGLFELTNKKMVLSRGLSTHSVPIRFNNPGELCVIKIISDK
- a CDS encoding biotin/lipoyl-containing protein; translation: MKNYTITVNGNVYDVTVEEGAGSGAPVAAAPVAAPKAPAAPAKKASAGAGGVKVTAGAAGKVLKIEASVGQAVKKGDAVVVMESMKMEIPMVAPQDGTIASIDVAVGDQVEAGGVVATMN
- a CDS encoding acyl-CoA carboxylase subunit beta; translation: MSSSSQASQRIFSLLDENSFVEIGAQVKARSTDFNLKQTETPSDGVVTGYGVIGGKLVYVYAQDASVLGGSVGEMHAKKIAGLYDMALKMGAPVIGLIDSAGLRLQEATDALNAFGEIYRKQVSASGVVPQITAILGSCGGGLALFPTMTDFTFMEENSGKLFVNSPNVLEGNSKEKCDTSSASWQSGEVGNVDVAADEQAIYAQIRELVSLLPSNNEDTENFEECADDLNRACENLDGSVDDPALMLRQISDNGIFFETKRGYAKEMVTGFIKLNGATVGVIANRRAVYDENGEVAEKFDNVLTAHACEKAADMVDFCDAFEIPVLSLTNVKGFGATKCDERHVAKSAAKLVAALSGATVPKVNVVTGTAYGSAYVVMNSKAIGADMTFAWPDAEIGTMNAEHAAKIIADGKDAATVADTAAAYERLQNNVESAAGRGYVDTIIDAADTRKYVIGAFEMLYSKREERPVRKHTTV